A genomic segment from Bradyrhizobium sp. ISRA430 encodes:
- the rplJ gene encoding 50S ribosomal protein L10: MERAAKKEAVEQLNEVFKTTSVAIVAQYSGLTVAQMQNLRKQMKQAGASVKVSKNRLAKIALEGTDVVAIGPMLKGPTVIATSNDPVAAPKVAIEFAKANEKFVIVGGSMGKTVLNVDGVKALASLPSLDELRGKIVGLIVAPATKLAQLANAPAGKLARVIQAHASKGEAA; encoded by the coding sequence GTGGAACGAGCGGCAAAGAAAGAAGCGGTCGAACAGCTCAATGAGGTCTTCAAGACCACGAGCGTCGCGATCGTTGCTCAATATTCCGGCCTGACCGTTGCCCAGATGCAGAACCTGCGCAAGCAGATGAAGCAGGCTGGTGCCTCGGTGAAGGTCTCGAAGAACCGTCTCGCCAAAATTGCTCTTGAAGGCACTGACGTCGTTGCTATCGGCCCCATGCTGAAGGGGCCGACCGTGATCGCGACTTCGAACGATCCGGTAGCGGCGCCAAAGGTCGCCATCGAATTCGCCAAGGCGAACGAAAAGTTCGTCATCGTCGGCGGCTCGATGGGAAAGACCGTCCTGAATGTCGATGGCGTGAAGGCGCTTGCCTCGCTGCCGTCGCTTGATGAACTGCGCGGCAAGATCGTCGGCCTCATCGTGGCCCCGGCGACCAAGCTCGCTCAGCTCGCCAATGCGCCCGCGGGCAAGCTCGCGCGCGTCATCCAGGCTCATGCCTCAAAGGGCGAAGCGGCCTGA
- the rplL gene encoding 50S ribosomal protein L7/L12, whose amino-acid sequence MADLQKIVDDLSSLTVLEAAELAKLLEEKWGVSAAAAVAVAGPAAGGAAAAPAEEKTDFTVVLASAGDKKIEVIKEVRAITGLGLKEAKDLVEGAPKPLKEGVNKEEADKIKAQLEKAGAKVELK is encoded by the coding sequence ATGGCTGACTTGCAGAAGATCGTTGACGACCTCTCGAGCCTCACCGTGCTCGAAGCTGCCGAACTGGCGAAGCTCCTCGAAGAGAAGTGGGGCGTGTCCGCCGCTGCCGCCGTCGCGGTGGCTGGCCCGGCTGCCGGTGGCGCTGCTGCCGCTCCGGCGGAAGAGAAAACCGACTTCACGGTCGTTCTCGCCTCTGCCGGCGACAAGAAGATCGAGGTCATCAAGGAAGTCCGCGCCATCACCGGCCTCGGCCTGAAGGAAGCGAAGGACCTCGTCGAAGGCGCTCCGAAGCCGCTGAAGGAAGGCGTGAACAAGGAAGAGGCCGACAAGATCAAGGCCCAGCTCGAGAAGGCTGGCGCGAAGGTCGAGCTCAAGTAA
- a CDS encoding 2-hydroxyacid dehydrogenase, which produces MADKVLIYSRFPRTMMTRFAERFDLLDTGGKPAQEVFSPQELGGIRALLTAGGSPLGAEAMDLLPQLGAIVCYGTGYDGVDLEAAAARNIAVGHSPGANAASVADIAMTLMLAATRRILVADQYVRSGDWAASKQSPMMRPQTGLPGRRIGVYGMGEIGRKIAARCAAFEAEVGYFSRTKHNLPYQYFPTLEALADWCSVLMIAVRAGAETQHVVNADILKRLGGDGYVVNVSRGSVIDEKALVAALSDKTIAGAGLDVYDKEPHAPDALTALPNVVLSPHIGGHTLDSHSAMQNCVLANLTAFFTGQPLPHAVKTA; this is translated from the coding sequence ATGGCTGACAAGGTCCTGATCTACTCGCGCTTCCCGAGGACGATGATGACGCGCTTCGCCGAGCGTTTTGACCTGCTCGACACCGGCGGCAAGCCGGCGCAGGAGGTGTTTTCACCCCAGGAGCTCGGCGGCATCCGCGCACTGCTGACCGCCGGCGGCTCTCCGCTCGGCGCCGAAGCAATGGATCTCCTGCCGCAGCTAGGCGCAATCGTCTGCTACGGCACCGGCTATGACGGTGTCGACCTCGAGGCCGCTGCTGCCCGCAACATCGCGGTCGGCCACAGCCCGGGCGCCAATGCAGCCTCGGTTGCCGACATCGCGATGACCCTGATGTTAGCTGCGACCCGGCGGATCCTGGTCGCTGATCAGTATGTCCGCAGCGGCGACTGGGCTGCGTCAAAACAGTCGCCGATGATGCGGCCGCAAACGGGCCTGCCTGGCCGGCGCATCGGTGTCTACGGCATGGGCGAGATTGGCCGCAAGATCGCCGCGCGCTGCGCGGCATTCGAGGCGGAGGTCGGCTATTTCAGTCGCACCAAGCACAATCTGCCCTATCAATACTTTCCAACGCTGGAGGCGCTCGCCGATTGGTGCAGCGTGCTGATGATCGCGGTTCGCGCCGGCGCCGAGACCCAGCATGTCGTCAATGCCGACATCCTCAAGCGCCTGGGAGGGGACGGCTATGTCGTCAACGTCTCCCGCGGCTCGGTGATCGACGAGAAGGCCCTCGTTGCGGCCTTGAGCGACAAGACCATCGCCGGGGCGGGTCTGGACGTCTACGACAAGGAGCCGCACGCGCCCGATGCGCTGACGGCGCTCCCGAATGTCGTGCTCTCGCCCCATATCGGCGGCCACACCCTGGACTCCCACAGCGCCATGCAGAACTGCGTGCTGGCGAACCTGACCGCGTTTTTCACCGGCCAGCCGCTGCCGCATGCGGTCAAAACGGCCTGA
- the rplA gene encoding 50S ribosomal protein L1, which translates to MAIGKRLNKAREGVDREKLYPLAEAIKMVKERAKAKFDETIEVAINLGVDPRHADQMVRGVVTLPNGTGRTLRVGVFARGAKADEAKAAGADVVGAEDLVERVQNGTIDFDRCIATPDMMPLVGRLGKVLGPRGLMPNPKIGTVTMDVTGAVKGAKGGSVEFRVEKAGIVQAGVGKASFSEDKLVENVKALADAVAKAKPAGSKGTYIQRVAVSSTMGPGVKVEPGTILG; encoded by the coding sequence ATGGCAATCGGAAAGCGTTTGAACAAGGCCCGCGAGGGCGTTGACCGCGAAAAGCTTTACCCGCTCGCGGAAGCCATCAAGATGGTCAAGGAACGCGCCAAGGCGAAGTTCGACGAGACCATCGAGGTTGCGATCAATCTCGGCGTCGATCCGCGTCACGCTGACCAGATGGTCCGCGGCGTCGTGACCCTGCCGAACGGCACCGGCCGTACGCTCCGCGTCGGCGTGTTCGCCCGCGGCGCCAAGGCCGATGAGGCCAAGGCTGCGGGTGCCGACGTCGTCGGCGCCGAAGACCTCGTCGAGAGGGTGCAGAACGGCACGATCGATTTCGACCGCTGTATCGCCACCCCCGACATGATGCCGCTGGTCGGCCGTCTCGGTAAGGTGCTCGGCCCGCGCGGCCTGATGCCGAACCCGAAGATCGGCACCGTGACCATGGACGTCACCGGCGCGGTGAAGGGTGCCAAGGGCGGCTCGGTCGAGTTCCGGGTCGAGAAGGCCGGCATCGTGCAGGCCGGCGTCGGCAAGGCCTCGTTCTCCGAGGACAAGCTGGTCGAGAACGTCAAGGCGCTGGCCGATGCCGTCGCCAAGGCGAAGCCCGCCGGCTCCAAGGGCACCTACATCCAGCGCGTCGCGGTGTCCTCGACCATGGGCCCCGGCGTGAAGGTTGAGCCGGGCACTATCCTCGGCTGA
- the rpoB gene encoding DNA-directed RNA polymerase subunit beta, producing MAQQTFTGRKRVRKFFGHIKEVAEMPNLIEVQKASYDQFLMVDEPTGGRPDEGLQAVFRSVFPISDFSGTSMLEFVRYEFEPPKYDVDECRQRGMTFAAPLKVTLRLIVFDIDEETGAKSVKDIKEQDVYMGDIPLMTMNGTFIVNGTERVIVSQMHRSPGVFFDHDKGKTHSSGKLLFAARVIPYRGSWLDIEFDAKDIVYARIDRRRKIPVTSLMFALGLDGEAILNTFYKKILYKRTKDGWRVPFDANRFRGYSTINDLIDADTGKVVLEAGKKLTVRAARQLQEKGLKALRMADDELVGNYVAEDLVNPKTGEIYAEAGEEITDKLMKALNEQGYKELPLLDIDHVNVGAYIRNTLSADKNMTREDALFDIYRVMRPGEPPTLESAQAMFQSLFFDAERYDLSAVGRVKMNMRLDLDAPDTQRTLRKEDILSVIKTLVDLRDGKGEIDDIDHLGNRRVRSVGELMENQYRIGLLRMERAIKERMSSVDIDTVMPQDLINAKPAAAAVREFFGSSQLSQFMDQTNPLSEITHKRRLSALGPGGLTRERAGFEVRDVHPTHYGRICPIETPEGPNIGLINSLATFARVNKYGFVETPYRKVKDGRVTDEVVYLSAMEEGRYTVAQANVPLDPKGRFTEDLVVCRHAGEVMPVTPDKVDYMDVSPKQLVSVAAALIPFLENDDANRALMGSNMQRQAVPLVRAEAPFVGTGMEGVVARDSGAAIAARRSGVIDQIDATRVVIRATEDLDPTKSGVDIYRLMKYQRSNQSTCINQRPLVKVGDIVKKGDIIADGPSTDLGELALGRNVLVAFMPWNGYNFEDSILLSERIVKEDVFTSIHIEEFEVMARDTKLGPEEITRDIPNVSEEALKNLDEAGIVYIGAEVRAGDILVGKITPKGESPMTPEEKLLRAIFGEKASDVRDTSLRVPPGVQGTIVEVRVFNRHGVDKDERALAIEREEIERLAKDRDDEQAILDRNVYSRLADLLEGRQGIAGPKGFKKDTKITRAVLEEYPKSQWWLFASPNDKLMAEIEAMRKQYDESKKGLEQRFLDKVEKLQRGDELPPGVMKMVKVFVAVKRKIQPGDKMAGRHGNKGVVSKIVPIEDMPFLEDGTHADIVLNPLGVPSRMNVGQILETHLGWACAGLGKRIGQTVDAYLSKQDVKPLKETLKKIYGEDETIKTLNDGELIELGRNLSHGVPIATPVFDGAKESDIEEMLKLAGLDASGQSTVYDGRTGDPFDRKVTVGYIYMLKLHHLVDDKIHARSIGPYSLVTQQPLGGKAQFGGQRFGEMEVWALEAYGAAYTLQEMLTVKSDDVAGRTKVYEAIVRGDDTFEAGIPESFNVLVKEMRSLGLNVDLHNSKMGPAPTSEAAE from the coding sequence ATGGCGCAGCAGACATTCACCGGTCGCAAACGCGTTCGCAAGTTCTTCGGACACATCAAGGAAGTCGCCGAGATGCCGAACCTCATCGAGGTTCAGAAGGCGTCCTATGACCAGTTCCTGATGGTCGATGAACCCACGGGCGGGCGGCCGGATGAGGGCTTGCAGGCGGTGTTCCGCTCGGTGTTCCCGATCTCGGATTTCTCCGGCACCTCGATGCTGGAGTTCGTCCGCTACGAGTTCGAGCCGCCGAAGTACGACGTCGACGAGTGCCGCCAGCGCGGCATGACCTTCGCTGCGCCGCTCAAGGTGACGCTGCGCCTGATCGTGTTCGATATCGATGAGGAGACCGGCGCGAAGTCGGTGAAGGACATCAAGGAGCAGGACGTCTACATGGGCGACATCCCGCTCATGACGATGAACGGCACTTTCATTGTCAACGGCACCGAGCGTGTCATCGTCTCCCAGATGCACCGTTCACCCGGCGTGTTCTTCGACCACGACAAGGGCAAGACCCACTCCTCGGGCAAGCTGCTGTTCGCCGCCCGCGTGATCCCGTATCGCGGCTCCTGGCTCGACATCGAGTTCGACGCCAAGGACATCGTCTATGCGCGTATCGACCGTCGCCGCAAGATTCCGGTGACGTCGCTGATGTTCGCGCTCGGGCTCGACGGCGAGGCGATCCTCAACACCTTCTACAAGAAGATCCTCTACAAGCGGACCAAGGACGGCTGGCGCGTCCCGTTCGACGCCAACCGCTTCCGTGGCTACTCGACCATCAACGACCTGATCGATGCCGACACCGGCAAGGTCGTGCTTGAGGCCGGCAAGAAGCTCACCGTGCGCGCCGCCCGCCAGCTCCAGGAGAAGGGGCTGAAGGCTCTGCGCATGGCCGATGACGAGCTCGTCGGCAACTACGTCGCCGAAGACCTCGTCAATCCGAAGACCGGCGAAATCTACGCGGAAGCCGGCGAGGAGATCACCGACAAGCTCATGAAGGCCCTCAACGAGCAGGGCTACAAGGAGCTGCCGCTGCTCGACATCGACCACGTCAATGTCGGGGCCTACATCCGCAACACGCTCTCGGCCGACAAGAACATGACGCGCGAGGACGCGCTGTTCGACATCTACCGCGTGATGCGTCCGGGCGAGCCGCCGACGCTGGAATCGGCGCAGGCTATGTTCCAGTCGCTGTTCTTCGACGCCGAGCGTTATGACCTCTCCGCGGTTGGCCGCGTCAAGATGAATATGCGCCTCGACCTCGATGCGCCCGACACCCAGCGCACGCTGCGCAAGGAAGACATCCTCTCCGTCATCAAGACGCTGGTCGACCTGCGCGACGGCAAGGGCGAGATCGACGACATCGACCATCTCGGCAACCGCCGGGTGCGTTCGGTCGGCGAGCTCATGGAGAACCAGTACCGCATCGGCCTGCTCCGCATGGAGCGCGCGATCAAGGAGCGCATGTCCTCGGTCGACATCGACACGGTCATGCCGCAGGACCTGATCAACGCGAAGCCCGCGGCCGCCGCCGTGCGCGAGTTCTTCGGCTCCTCGCAGCTCTCGCAGTTCATGGACCAGACCAACCCGCTGTCGGAGATCACCCACAAGCGGCGCCTGTCGGCGCTCGGACCGGGCGGTCTGACCCGCGAGCGCGCCGGCTTCGAGGTGCGCGACGTGCACCCGACCCATTACGGCCGCATCTGCCCGATCGAGACGCCGGAAGGTCCGAACATCGGTCTGATCAACTCGCTTGCCACCTTCGCGCGCGTCAACAAGTACGGCTTCGTCGAGACGCCGTATCGTAAGGTGAAGGACGGCCGCGTCACCGACGAAGTCGTGTACCTCTCGGCGATGGAGGAGGGCCGCTACACGGTCGCGCAGGCCAACGTGCCGCTCGACCCGAAGGGCCGCTTCACCGAAGACCTCGTGGTCTGCCGTCACGCCGGCGAAGTCATGCCGGTGACGCCGGACAAGGTCGACTACATGGACGTGTCGCCGAAGCAGCTCGTTTCGGTCGCCGCGGCGCTGATCCCGTTCCTCGAGAACGACGACGCCAACCGCGCGCTGATGGGCTCGAACATGCAGCGCCAGGCGGTGCCGCTGGTTCGCGCCGAGGCGCCGTTCGTCGGCACCGGCATGGAAGGCGTGGTCGCCCGCGACTCCGGCGCCGCGATCGCGGCGCGCCGCTCGGGCGTGATCGACCAGATCGACGCCACCCGCGTCGTCATCCGCGCCACGGAAGATCTCGACCCGACCAAGTCGGGCGTCGATATCTACCGGCTGATGAAGTACCAGCGCTCCAACCAGTCGACCTGCATCAACCAGCGTCCGCTGGTGAAGGTCGGCGACATCGTCAAGAAGGGTGACATCATCGCGGACGGTCCGTCGACCGATCTCGGCGAGCTCGCGCTCGGCCGCAACGTGCTGGTCGCGTTCATGCCGTGGAACGGCTACAACTTCGAAGACTCGATCCTGCTCTCCGAGCGGATCGTGAAGGAAGACGTCTTCACCTCGATCCACATCGAGGAGTTCGAGGTGATGGCCCGCGACACCAAGCTGGGCCCCGAGGAAATCACCCGCGACATTCCGAACGTCTCGGAAGAAGCGCTGAAGAACCTCGACGAAGCCGGCATCGTCTACATCGGTGCGGAAGTGCGCGCCGGCGACATCCTGGTCGGCAAGATCACGCCGAAGGGCGAAAGCCCGATGACGCCGGAAGAGAAGCTTCTGCGCGCCATCTTCGGCGAAAAGGCCTCCGACGTCCGCGATACCTCGCTGCGCGTTCCTCCGGGCGTGCAGGGCACGATCGTCGAAGTGCGCGTGTTCAACCGCCACGGCGTCGACAAGGACGAGCGTGCGCTGGCGATCGAACGGGAAGAGATCGAGCGTCTCGCCAAGGACCGTGACGACGAGCAGGCGATCCTCGACCGCAACGTCTACAGCCGTCTCGCCGACCTCCTTGAGGGACGGCAGGGCATCGCGGGCCCCAAGGGCTTCAAGAAGGACACCAAGATCACCCGCGCGGTGCTCGAGGAGTATCCGAAGTCGCAGTGGTGGCTGTTCGCCTCGCCTAACGACAAGCTGATGGCCGAGATCGAGGCCATGCGGAAGCAGTACGACGAGTCGAAGAAGGGGCTCGAGCAGCGCTTCCTCGACAAGGTCGAGAAGCTGCAGCGCGGTGACGAGCTGCCGCCCGGTGTGATGAAGATGGTCAAGGTCTTCGTCGCGGTGAAGCGCAAGATCCAGCCCGGCGACAAGATGGCCGGCCGCCACGGCAACAAGGGCGTGGTGTCGAAGATCGTGCCGATCGAGGACATGCCGTTCCTCGAGGACGGCACGCATGCCGACATCGTGCTCAATCCGCTCGGCGTGCCCTCGCGCATGAACGTCGGACAGATTCTCGAGACCCATCTCGGCTGGGCCTGCGCCGGCCTCGGCAAGCGCATCGGCCAGACGGTCGATGCCTACCTGTCGAAGCAGGACGTGAAGCCGCTGAAGGAGACCTTGAAGAAGATCTACGGCGAGGACGAGACGATCAAGACGCTCAACGACGGCGAACTGATCGAACTCGGCCGCAACCTGAGCCACGGCGTGCCGATTGCGACGCCGGTGTTCGACGGCGCCAAGGAGTCCGACATCGAGGAGATGCTGAAGCTCGCCGGTCTCGACGCTTCGGGTCAGTCGACCGTCTATGACGGCCGCACCGGCGATCCGTTCGATCGCAAGGTGACGGTGGGCTACATCTACATGCTCAAGCTGCACCACCTCGTCGACGACAAGATCCATGCGCGTTCGATCGGTCCGTACTCGCTCGTCACCCAGCAGCCGCTGGGCGGCAAGGCGCAGTTCGGCGGCCAGCGCTTCGGCGAAATG